A portion of the Chondrinema litorale genome contains these proteins:
- a CDS encoding leucine-rich repeat domain-containing protein, with amino-acid sequence MKYLFFLALSILFFSKAEAQHYRKQKNSEVKSYKAKADSILFYLQARRDSLINARENKEVDSVREELAKQQRAKYLAGMARRDSINQIENALVLQNNQADTVDELHLRSAAYTAYPKEISNFKQIKSLDLRSNQLQDFDSILLSLATLKHLNLSGNKLGENSELTMPELKQITELELDANDLKTVPNGIENLGKLEDLSLSRNLLENDQSRLKFKKNTSIKKLDLSRNELSRFPKKVKKLKNLEELNLSGNDIKDLKGLKRLKKLKVLNLSYNKVFIKPNDFKKLKNLETLTLRSCNLVYVPESIALLQNLKKLVVPENHLEDLPESLKQLDSLQSLMLYKNDMQVFPRVVLELENLIWLDIYYNHLKEVPSEIANLNKLEVLYLSYNQLDRLPVSIANMPELKELYAHNNRIVTLPEDFAKLNQLKYLHLQNNLLAKFPGFILKLENLKELNIAHNQIVAFPTEILDLNQLTLLAVNGNPYENGSKERDILLQILEKLQKRGVIVRFDLNGKEY; translated from the coding sequence ATGAAATACCTATTTTTTTTAGCGCTATCCATTTTATTTTTTTCTAAAGCAGAAGCTCAGCATTACAGAAAACAAAAGAACAGCGAAGTAAAAAGCTATAAAGCAAAAGCAGATTCTATTCTTTTTTATCTACAGGCTAGAAGAGATTCTTTAATCAATGCAAGAGAAAATAAAGAAGTAGATTCAGTTAGAGAAGAGCTTGCAAAGCAACAAAGAGCAAAGTATTTGGCAGGTATGGCGCGTAGAGATTCTATTAATCAAATAGAAAATGCTTTGGTACTCCAAAATAATCAAGCTGATACAGTTGATGAACTTCATTTGAGAAGTGCAGCTTATACTGCTTATCCAAAAGAAATATCAAACTTTAAGCAAATTAAAAGTCTTGATTTAAGAAGTAATCAGTTACAAGATTTTGATTCAATTCTATTGAGCTTAGCAACGCTTAAACATCTCAATCTTTCAGGGAATAAACTAGGCGAAAATTCTGAGCTTACAATGCCAGAATTAAAGCAAATAACAGAGTTAGAGTTGGATGCAAACGATCTTAAGACAGTTCCAAATGGTATAGAAAATCTGGGTAAACTTGAAGATCTTTCTTTAAGTAGAAATCTTTTAGAGAATGATCAGTCAAGACTAAAATTCAAAAAAAATACAAGTATTAAAAAACTTGATTTAAGTAGAAATGAGCTCAGTCGTTTTCCCAAAAAAGTGAAGAAACTGAAAAATCTGGAAGAACTTAATTTGAGTGGAAATGATATAAAAGATTTAAAAGGACTTAAAAGACTAAAAAAGTTAAAAGTGCTTAATCTGAGTTATAATAAAGTTTTTATTAAGCCTAACGATTTTAAAAAGCTCAAAAACTTAGAAACGCTCACACTAAGATCATGTAATTTGGTGTATGTGCCTGAGTCAATAGCTTTGCTCCAAAACCTAAAAAAACTAGTAGTACCAGAAAATCATTTAGAAGATTTACCCGAAAGCTTAAAGCAGCTCGATAGTTTGCAAAGCCTGATGTTATACAAAAATGATATGCAGGTTTTTCCAAGAGTAGTATTGGAGCTAGAAAACCTCATTTGGTTAGATATTTACTACAACCATTTAAAAGAAGTGCCCTCTGAAATTGCCAACTTAAACAAGCTAGAAGTACTATATCTCTCTTATAATCAATTAGACAGATTGCCAGTGAGCATAGCGAATATGCCTGAGTTAAAAGAGTTATATGCCCACAATAATAGAATAGTTACATTACCAGAAGACTTTGCCAAGCTAAATCAACTAAAATATTTGCATTTGCAGAACAACTTGCTAGCGAAGTTTCCCGGTTTTATACTAAAATTAGAAAATCTCAAAGAATTAAATATTGCCCACAACCAAATTGTTGCATTTCCGACAGAGATACTCGATCTCAATCAGTTAACCTTGTTAGCCGTGAATGGTAACCCATACGAAAATGGAAGTAAAGAAAGAGATATCTTACTTCAAATTCTGGAAAAACTACAAAAAAGAGGAGTAATTGTTAGATTTGACCTCAACGGCAAAGAATATTGA
- a CDS encoding phage holin family protein, with amino-acid sequence MSSGSEHEPKTASSNKAIDNLIDNITGMIETYVALAQLEIKNGIAHSLTYIILATVLIFFLSFAIFFFSLAVAVVINNLSGINFLGYFVVSLLYIAFLILIISQRKNIKARIDLVISERTNKND; translated from the coding sequence ATGAGTAGTGGTAGCGAACACGAACCGAAAACTGCAAGCAGTAACAAAGCCATTGATAATCTGATTGATAATATTACCGGGATGATTGAAACTTATGTGGCTCTCGCCCAACTCGAAATTAAAAATGGCATTGCACATAGTCTTACATACATTATTCTGGCTACTGTTCTTATTTTCTTTTTATCATTTGCAATTTTCTTTTTTAGTCTGGCAGTGGCAGTGGTTATTAACAACCTAAGCGGAATTAACTTTCTGGGCTATTTTGTAGTTTCCCTATTGTATATAGCATTTTTAATATTAATTATCTCGCAACGCAAGAATATAAAAGCCAGAATTGATCTGGTAATTTCAGAAAGAACAAATAAAAACGACTGA
- a CDS encoding GAF domain-containing protein: protein MTFPNINRVFFINLNSLLSRVGIIITLLIVTSIAFISLFVLSFKEAGKRYEQVISNSLPAEKLCSQIEVYLAKSVGTLDNFLLTGDNDFKLKRDVIWNGHIPAALNKLLYYTQQWENKNAVSYVYDLEIKANRIKAEEALIEKTYPSIYNLTYEKLTDRKIAINQLDILSDEVLLLLDRLIKIKDAEIALAREQYIQVYQQLIILSILSAFVLIFIGIVSLKKYNSVLEKRITTLSRTLHKIASGEPTQKLESHNDELKPLRDSINNIVDEMSMLCKFITEASKGNYNIEEVAFNKYGKLGDAADSLKKNLNKVADDTQTRAWITEGIGYFSDILREKSENITSLSEAIIVNLVKYLDAVQGAIYLLEKNYDGDELILKAKYAYDNLRYQEGKIKIGEGLLGEAFREKRMVYLEKIPKDYLHITSGLGDGLPQTLLIMPLTANDNTNGMLEISSFHKLKDFQIEFVQKLCESISSTIMHTENSIRTKELLIEANENAEKLQAQEEEMRQNMEELLATQEELNRQKKETESYLEAFQNSYNFEINTDGYVINMSDALRLEVGMLKTEVTGKHISKFFQHFNLTKIIENIKDQSVYIDRFEFLNTERKLIYLKVHFLPVQGNQNELASVLCYCFDISNEVNQIESGISKSKTMLKEHQEIVQKMEVRIEKMRKRSEHNETLLKEHIKKLGGGI, encoded by the coding sequence ATGACCTTTCCAAATATAAACAGGGTATTTTTTATAAACCTGAATTCATTGCTCAGTAGAGTTGGTATAATTATCACATTGTTAATTGTTACCAGCATCGCTTTTATTTCGCTTTTTGTGCTTTCTTTTAAAGAGGCGGGCAAAAGGTATGAACAGGTAATTAGCAACTCTTTACCCGCCGAAAAACTATGTAGCCAGATTGAAGTTTACCTTGCCAAAAGTGTTGGTACCTTAGATAACTTTCTGCTTACAGGAGATAATGATTTTAAGCTGAAGCGGGATGTTATATGGAATGGCCATATACCTGCCGCATTAAACAAACTGCTCTATTACACCCAACAGTGGGAAAACAAGAATGCGGTTTCTTATGTCTACGATCTGGAAATAAAAGCCAATAGGATAAAAGCAGAAGAAGCTCTTATCGAAAAAACCTATCCTTCAATTTATAACTTAACCTACGAAAAGTTAACAGATCGCAAAATTGCCATAAACCAGTTAGACATACTTTCAGATGAAGTTCTCTTATTACTAGACAGGCTCATTAAAATTAAAGATGCAGAAATTGCACTTGCCAGAGAACAATATATACAAGTATATCAGCAGCTAATTATATTGAGTATTTTAAGTGCATTTGTATTAATTTTTATAGGTATAGTTAGCCTAAAAAAATACAATTCAGTTCTAGAAAAGCGGATTACTACATTATCTAGAACATTGCATAAAATCGCTTCTGGTGAACCAACCCAAAAGCTAGAATCACATAATGATGAACTAAAACCGCTTAGAGATTCTATTAACAATATAGTAGATGAAATGAGTATGTTATGCAAGTTTATTACCGAAGCAAGCAAGGGCAATTATAATATAGAAGAAGTCGCGTTTAACAAATATGGTAAGTTAGGAGATGCCGCAGATTCATTAAAAAAGAATTTAAATAAAGTTGCAGACGATACTCAAACAAGAGCTTGGATTACAGAAGGTATTGGCTACTTTTCTGACATTTTAAGGGAAAAAAGTGAGAATATTACCAGTTTGTCAGAAGCTATTATTGTTAACCTTGTAAAGTATCTGGATGCAGTGCAGGGCGCAATATATTTATTGGAGAAGAATTATGATGGTGATGAATTAATACTTAAGGCAAAATATGCTTATGATAATTTGCGCTATCAGGAAGGTAAAATTAAGATAGGAGAAGGTCTTTTGGGCGAGGCATTTAGAGAAAAAAGGATGGTGTATCTAGAAAAAATCCCCAAAGATTATTTACACATTACCTCTGGCTTAGGCGATGGTTTGCCTCAAACATTATTAATTATGCCGCTTACAGCCAACGATAATACTAATGGAATGCTAGAGATTTCATCTTTCCATAAGTTAAAAGATTTTCAGATAGAGTTTGTGCAAAAACTTTGTGAGAGTATTTCTTCTACCATTATGCATACTGAGAATAGTATTCGCACAAAAGAACTGTTGATAGAGGCGAACGAAAATGCAGAAAAATTACAGGCTCAAGAAGAAGAAATGCGCCAAAATATGGAAGAGCTCTTGGCAACACAAGAAGAACTTAACAGGCAGAAAAAAGAAACAGAGTCTTATCTAGAAGCTTTTCAGAATAGCTATAACTTCGAGATTAATACAGATGGCTATGTGATTAATATGAGTGATGCGCTCCGACTAGAAGTGGGCATGCTTAAAACAGAAGTAACTGGTAAACACATCAGTAAATTCTTTCAGCATTTCAATCTAACTAAGATCATAGAAAACATCAAAGACCAAAGCGTTTACATCGATAGGTTTGAATTTTTAAATACAGAGCGAAAATTAATTTACTTGAAAGTCCACTTTCTGCCTGTGCAGGGAAATCAAAATGAGTTAGCTTCTGTATTATGTTATTGTTTCGATATAAGCAATGAAGTAAATCAAATAGAAAGCGGGATAAGCAAATCAAAAACGATGTTGAAAGAACATCAGGAAATTGTGCAGAAGATGGAAGTAAGAATTGAAAAAATGAGAAAGCGAAGTGAGCACAACGAAACTTTACTGAAAGAGCATATTAAAAAACTGGGTGGTGGTATATAA
- a CDS encoding MFS transporter, with amino-acid sequence MEMKINRSRLFLGSCTALIVTAMTFAIRAGILEKLGVEFELSDTELGYITSMAFLGFPIAMIIGGPLYNTLGPKKIGYIAFFSHIIGLGLTMLSQGFWGLFVSTFFVGFANGMVEAAFNPLIADMFPEKKTTMLNRFHVWFPGGIVIGSLVSQVMSDMSWQSQIGVMLIPTLIYGIIFFGQKFPSHVSDISTSSATNLKAMMSPLYIFMILCMFLTATSELGTTQWVERLLGNAGAEPLLVLALVTGLMAVGRFFAGPIVHKLNPTGLLLASSVIAFIGIYLLSIAEGNMTYVAAIVFAIGVCYFWPTMIGFIAEYIPKSGAFGMSIMGGAGMFATSVFQPIIGSWLDSNREQAKALGLDGQAAELFAGQETLSNITILPAILIVAFAGLFFYIRMKKKKEVAATQTA; translated from the coding sequence ATGGAAATGAAAATTAATCGCTCCAGGCTATTCCTGGGAAGCTGTACTGCGCTTATTGTAACCGCAATGACCTTTGCAATAAGAGCAGGCATCTTAGAAAAACTAGGAGTAGAATTTGAGCTATCAGATACAGAACTAGGCTACATTACATCAATGGCATTCCTTGGCTTTCCAATAGCCATGATAATTGGAGGTCCACTTTACAACACCCTCGGACCAAAAAAAATAGGATATATAGCATTTTTTAGTCATATAATCGGCTTGGGTTTAACCATGCTTTCTCAAGGATTTTGGGGATTATTTGTTTCTACTTTCTTTGTTGGCTTTGCAAATGGTATGGTAGAAGCAGCCTTTAACCCACTTATTGCCGACATGTTCCCAGAAAAGAAAACTACTATGCTAAACCGTTTCCACGTTTGGTTTCCTGGTGGTATCGTAATAGGTAGCTTGGTTTCTCAGGTAATGTCTGATATGAGCTGGCAATCTCAAATTGGTGTAATGCTTATTCCTACATTAATTTATGGCATCATCTTCTTTGGACAAAAATTCCCAAGCCATGTGAGCGATATTTCTACCTCATCTGCTACTAACCTTAAAGCCATGATGAGTCCACTATACATATTTATGATCTTATGCATGTTTTTAACAGCTACTAGTGAGCTTGGAACCACACAATGGGTTGAGCGTTTGTTAGGTAATGCTGGTGCAGAGCCTTTATTAGTATTAGCACTTGTAACGGGTTTAATGGCTGTAGGAAGGTTCTTTGCCGGCCCGATTGTACATAAGTTAAATCCTACCGGTTTGTTACTAGCATCTTCTGTAATTGCATTTATAGGCATATATCTATTAAGCATTGCCGAAGGAAATATGACCTATGTAGCAGCTATTGTATTTGCAATTGGAGTATGTTATTTCTGGCCTACAATGATTGGCTTTATTGCAGAGTATATTCCTAAATCAGGTGCATTTGGTATGTCTATTATGGGTGGAGCTGGTATGTTTGCGACTTCTGTTTTCCAACCAATTATAGGAAGCTGGTTAGATAGTAACAGAGAACAAGCTAAAGCTTTAGGACTAGATGGCCAAGCCGCAGAACTCTTTGCAGGACAAGAAACGCTGAGTAATATTACAATTTTACCTGCCATTTTAATTGTGGCATTTGCCGGACTATTCTTTTATATAAGAATGAAGAAGAAAAAAGAAGTTGCAGCTACTCAAACTGCATAA
- a CDS encoding Gfo/Idh/MocA family protein has product MKRKLKMGMVGGGIGAFIGGVHRRAATIDGQVELVCGAFSSTPEKSKASGEELYLPPERVYADYNEMILKEKELPEGERMDFVSVVTPNHMHFAPAKMALENGFPVVCDKPLAFTIEEAQELRELVHKTGLPFCITYNYTGYPMVKQAKAMIKEGKLGKIRKVVVEYPQGWLSDRLEDTEQKQASWRTDPSKAGIANCMGDIGTHAANLAEYISGLEITEMCADLTSFVGGRTLEDDGNVLLHFNNGAKGILHASQISVGEENNLNIRVYGETGGLTWHQIEPNTLIYKTPDTTQILRTAVGPISGSASLHTRTPAGHPEGYIEAFANVYLNFIYTLKAKLAGQEPAEEYLDFPDVDEGVRGMAFIKTVVEANTSEKKWYPYVKY; this is encoded by the coding sequence ATGAAGAGAAAACTTAAAATGGGCATGGTAGGAGGAGGAATAGGCGCTTTTATTGGCGGTGTTCATCGAAGAGCTGCAACTATAGATGGTCAAGTAGAACTAGTATGTGGTGCTTTTAGTAGTACCCCGGAAAAATCCAAAGCATCGGGTGAAGAACTTTATTTGCCACCAGAGCGGGTATATGCAGATTATAACGAAATGATTTTGAAGGAGAAAGAATTACCAGAAGGCGAAAGAATGGATTTTGTCTCTGTAGTAACTCCTAATCATATGCATTTTGCGCCAGCTAAAATGGCATTGGAAAATGGATTCCCTGTAGTATGCGACAAACCTCTTGCTTTTACTATAGAAGAAGCGCAAGAATTACGCGAATTGGTTCATAAAACCGGACTTCCTTTTTGTATTACCTATAACTATACAGGTTATCCAATGGTAAAACAGGCAAAAGCCATGATTAAAGAAGGAAAGCTGGGTAAAATAAGAAAAGTAGTGGTAGAATATCCGCAAGGTTGGTTAAGCGATCGCTTGGAAGATACAGAGCAAAAGCAAGCTTCTTGGCGGACTGATCCTTCTAAAGCAGGTATTGCCAACTGTATGGGCGATATTGGAACCCACGCAGCCAATCTTGCTGAGTATATTTCTGGTTTAGAAATTACAGAGATGTGTGCTGATTTAACCAGTTTTGTTGGCGGCAGAACATTAGAAGATGATGGAAATGTATTGCTACATTTTAATAATGGTGCAAAAGGTATTTTACATGCTAGCCAAATTAGTGTTGGTGAGGAGAATAACCTCAACATCAGGGTTTATGGTGAAACTGGCGGCTTAACTTGGCATCAGATAGAACCAAATACATTGATCTATAAAACACCTGATACCACTCAAATACTTAGAACTGCTGTAGGTCCAATTTCTGGAAGTGCGAGCTTACACACTAGAACTCCTGCAGGCCACCCTGAGGGTTATATAGAAGCTTTCGCTAATGTTTATCTCAATTTTATTTATACCTTAAAGGCAAAGTTAGCTGGGCAAGAACCTGCTGAAGAATACCTCGACTTTCCAGATGTAGACGAAGGCGTAAGAGGAATGGCTTTTATTAAAACGGTAGTAGAAGCGAACACAAGCGAGAAGAAGTGGTATCCTTACGTGAAATATTAA
- a CDS encoding sugar phosphate isomerase/epimerase family protein yields the protein MKTIKGPGIFLAQFLSDEAPFNTLDSICEWAASIGFKGVQIPTWDSRAIDLKKAAESKDYCDEIKGIVGKHGMEITELSTHLQGQLVAVHPVYDEMFDGFAPAEYHKNPKARTEWAIQQLKYAAKASRNLGLDVSVSFSGALLWPTMYPWPQRPAGLVDTGFKELANRWLPILNEYDAQGVDLCYEIHPGEDLHDGVTFEKFLEATGNHTRVNMLYDPSHYVLQCLDYLDNIDIYHEKIKMFHVKDAEFNPTGRSGVYGGYQDWVNRPGRFRSLGDGQVDFSAVFSKLTQYDYDGWAVMEWECCLKHPEQGAVEGAQFISDHIIRVTEKAFDDFAGTGADEEMNRRILGL from the coding sequence ATGAAGACAATTAAAGGACCGGGAATATTTTTAGCACAATTTTTAAGTGATGAAGCGCCATTTAACACGCTAGATAGCATTTGCGAATGGGCTGCAAGTATTGGATTTAAAGGTGTGCAAATTCCTACCTGGGATAGCCGTGCTATCGACCTGAAAAAAGCTGCTGAAAGCAAAGACTACTGTGATGAAATTAAAGGGATTGTTGGAAAACACGGAATGGAAATTACAGAGCTTTCTACTCACTTACAAGGGCAGTTAGTAGCAGTACATCCGGTTTACGATGAAATGTTCGACGGATTTGCTCCGGCAGAGTATCATAAAAATCCGAAAGCAAGAACTGAATGGGCAATTCAACAATTAAAATATGCGGCAAAAGCAAGCCGTAATCTTGGTTTAGATGTATCTGTTTCTTTTTCTGGTGCATTGCTTTGGCCAACTATGTATCCGTGGCCACAGAGACCTGCTGGTTTGGTAGATACTGGTTTTAAAGAATTGGCTAATCGTTGGTTACCAATCTTAAATGAGTACGATGCACAAGGAGTAGATTTATGTTACGAAATCCACCCGGGAGAAGACTTGCACGATGGTGTTACTTTCGAAAAATTCTTAGAAGCTACTGGCAATCACACCAGAGTAAATATGCTTTACGATCCGAGCCACTATGTTTTACAGTGCTTAGATTATTTGGATAACATCGATATCTATCACGAAAAAATTAAGATGTTCCACGTAAAAGATGCTGAATTTAACCCAACTGGTAGATCTGGTGTTTATGGTGGTTATCAAGACTGGGTGAACCGTCCGGGTAGATTCCGTTCTTTAGGTGATGGCCAAGTTGATTTTAGCGCAGTATTTAGCAAGCTAACTCAGTACGATTACGATGGCTGGGCAGTAATGGAATGGGAGTGCTGCTTAAAACACCCAGAGCAAGGTGCTGTAGAAGGTGCTCAGTTTATTTCAGATCATATTATTAGAGTAACAGAAAAAGCATTTGACGATTTTGCTGGAACTGGTGCAGATGAAGAAATGAACCGCAGAATATTAGGTTTATAA
- a CDS encoding DUF5996 family protein, with protein sequence MNNSTSPWPILNFTEMQDTLETLHQWIQIVGKIRLKTMPWQNHSWHATLYITANGFSTHAIPYQGRMFQIDFDFKQHKLLITCSNTETVAMDLSPRTVADFYKELFEKLLSLGIDVKIHASPNEMEPAIPFAENTINKSYDPQAANKLWQAMLKANCVFNQFRSDFIGKASPVHLFWGAFDLAVTRFSGNSAPLHQGGMPNMPLDVMQEAYSQEVSSAGFWPGSKDFPAPAFYAYAYPSDASFGEQKVLPQEAFYSAEMGEFFLKYEDVRTAANPEKTLYDFLQTTYEAAVNTSNWNRDKLER encoded by the coding sequence ATGAACAATTCAACTTCTCCTTGGCCCATCCTGAATTTTACTGAAATGCAAGACACACTGGAAACACTTCACCAGTGGATTCAAATTGTGGGTAAAATCCGCCTAAAAACAATGCCTTGGCAAAATCATTCTTGGCATGCAACACTCTACATTACTGCAAATGGTTTTTCTACACATGCAATTCCGTATCAAGGTCGCATGTTTCAAATAGACTTCGATTTTAAACAGCACAAATTGCTCATTACATGTTCTAATACAGAGACTGTTGCCATGGATTTGTCGCCAAGAACAGTAGCCGATTTTTATAAAGAGTTATTTGAGAAACTTTTAAGTCTGGGTATCGATGTTAAAATTCATGCAAGTCCAAATGAAATGGAACCTGCTATCCCTTTCGCAGAAAATACGATCAACAAATCTTATGATCCACAGGCAGCGAACAAGCTCTGGCAAGCCATGTTAAAAGCCAATTGTGTTTTTAATCAGTTTAGGTCGGATTTTATAGGCAAAGCCAGTCCGGTACATCTGTTTTGGGGTGCTTTTGACTTAGCCGTTACTCGTTTTTCTGGTAATTCGGCTCCGCTACATCAAGGTGGTATGCCTAACATGCCGCTAGATGTAATGCAAGAAGCATATTCTCAAGAAGTGAGTAGTGCGGGTTTCTGGCCTGGTTCCAAAGATTTTCCTGCACCGGCTTTTTATGCTTACGCTTACCCAAGCGATGCAAGCTTTGGAGAGCAAAAAGTATTACCCCAAGAAGCATTTTATAGCGCAGAAATGGGTGAGTTTTTCTTGAAATACGAAGATGTTAGAACTGCTGCAAATCCAGAAAAGACCTTGTATGACTTTCTACAAACCACCTATGAAGCCGCAGTAAATACCTCGAACTGGAACAGAGATAAATTGGAGCGGTGA
- a CDS encoding transposase, which produces MRDQQLFQPQDYLTPKWYLFKSSKLGNVYDSIPWEQLSACLPKKNKGPGAPSWFSPQGMFGLMFLKAYLNLSDEKLIARFNTDWSLQLFCNKLLQDHQKIKDKAILSRIRTYMADHTDWQQLQEVLLQHWKTDMHNTHVLLMDATCYESYIRFPTDVKLLWESCQWVFEKQLYRYCKILGVKRPGSKYIDQKRMQMSYDRSRKKTYKAGRKRKKSLIYLLSKGLGQLQCLLNENPQIQLHLHERTYLKTIKKIIEQQQFLQQHPAKELKNRIVSLPKAYVRPIVRGKEAKRVEFGMKAHLLQVDGICFIDTMEFRAFNESTRLKLSSLKHRSIFGSLHQLGADRIYATNKNRKYLTEKKIFTCFPKKGPKVNNPAESQLRSLISSQRATVMEGSFGVHKTAYGLNKIKVKGEKREMIHVFFAVMMANAVKISKRKSEQAPLLQAA; this is translated from the coding sequence ATGAGAGATCAACAGCTTTTCCAACCACAAGATTACTTAACTCCAAAATGGTATTTATTTAAGAGTAGTAAATTGGGTAATGTTTATGATAGCATCCCTTGGGAACAACTTTCTGCATGTCTGCCTAAGAAAAATAAAGGCCCTGGTGCTCCTAGCTGGTTTTCGCCTCAGGGCATGTTTGGCTTAATGTTTCTAAAAGCCTATTTAAACCTGAGTGATGAAAAGCTCATAGCACGCTTTAATACCGATTGGAGCCTTCAGCTATTTTGCAATAAATTGCTACAGGATCATCAAAAGATTAAGGATAAGGCCATTTTAAGTCGAATCAGGACGTATATGGCGGACCATACTGATTGGCAACAACTTCAAGAGGTACTACTCCAACACTGGAAAACAGACATGCATAATACGCATGTGCTCTTAATGGATGCTACTTGTTATGAGAGTTATATTCGTTTTCCTACCGATGTTAAGCTGCTCTGGGAGAGCTGCCAATGGGTGTTTGAAAAGCAGCTTTACAGATACTGTAAAATATTAGGAGTAAAACGACCTGGCTCCAAATATATAGATCAAAAGCGCATGCAGATGTCTTATGATCGTAGTCGTAAAAAGACATATAAAGCTGGTCGCAAGCGTAAAAAGTCATTGATATATCTACTATCCAAAGGATTGGGGCAACTGCAATGCCTACTTAACGAAAATCCACAAATACAGCTTCACTTACATGAGAGAACATATCTAAAAACTATAAAGAAGATAATCGAGCAACAGCAATTCTTGCAGCAGCATCCAGCTAAAGAATTGAAAAACAGGATTGTATCACTTCCCAAGGCTTATGTTAGGCCGATAGTGCGAGGTAAAGAAGCTAAAAGGGTTGAGTTCGGAATGAAGGCACACCTGCTTCAGGTGGATGGTATCTGCTTTATCGATACCATGGAGTTCCGCGCTTTTAATGAAAGTACCAGACTGAAATTAAGTAGTTTAAAACATAGATCGATATTTGGCTCACTTCATCAACTAGGAGCAGATCGCATTTACGCCACCAACAAAAACAGGAAGTATTTAACAGAAAAGAAGATATTTACCTGCTTTCCAAAGAAAGGTCCTAAAGTAAACAACCCTGCTGAAAGCCAACTCAGAAGTCTCATCTCTAGCCAAAGAGCCACGGTGATGGAGGGAAGTTTTGGCGTGCATAAAACAGCTTATGGCCTCAATAAGATCAAGGTTAAAGGAGAAAAACGAGAAATGATACACGTTTTTTTCGCAGTTATGATGGCCAATGCCGTTAAGATCAGCAAAAGGAAATCAGAACAAGCCCCTCTACTTCAGGCCGCCTAA